Sequence from the Seonamhaeicola sp. ML3 genome:
CCTCTAAACATTCTAGGTACTATTGTGTTACCGCTTCGGTTAACCGTGTTGATTTTTTAAATCCTATAGACGTGGGTGAATTGGTGACCTTAAAAGCCTCTGTAAACTACACAGGAAGAACCTCTATGGTTATTGGTGTTCGAGTAGAATCGGAAAACATACAAACAGGGGAAAAGAAGCATTGTAACTCGTCATATTTTACCATGGTTGCCAAAGATAAAGATGGTAATAACGTTCCTGTTCCTGGACTAATTTTAGACAGCCCGCAAAGTGTACGTAGATTTTCAAGAAGTATCGCACGACAGGAGCAATCGAAGAAAAGAACTAATATTTTTAAATCTTCTGAGTTTAAAATTGAGGAA
This genomic interval carries:
- a CDS encoding acyl-CoA thioesterase, producing MFKSAKESQVTITELMLPSNSNFSGKIHGGYILNLMDQIAFACASKHSRYYCVTASVNRVDFLNPIDVGELVTLKASVNYTGRTSMVIGVRVESENIQTGEKKHCNSSYFTMVAKDKDGNNVPVPGLILDSPQSVRRFSRSIARQEQSKKRTNIFKSSEFKIEEHLDSLKHHNVKITL